From a single Arachis hypogaea cultivar Tifrunner chromosome 3, arahy.Tifrunner.gnm2.J5K5, whole genome shotgun sequence genomic region:
- the LOC112790123 gene encoding single-stranded DNA-binding protein WHY3, chloroplastic isoform X1: protein MPYMLFNIDGHQVPQQTVIEVGDTFKRILEELKTFKISREGYVLLQFAPASASWQYNWTRKQVFSLSVGEMGTVISLGKRESCEFFHDRMKSKR, encoded by the exons ATGCc ATATATGTTGTTCAACATCGATGGTCATCAAGTTCCACAACAGACAGTTATTGAAGTTGGAGATACTTTTAAGAGAATACTAGAAGAG TTAAAGACATTCAAAATATCTAGGGAAGGTTATGTTCTGCTTCAGTTTGCACCCGCAAGTGCTTCGTGGCAGTATAATTGGACTAGAAAGCAG GTGTTCTCATTATCAGTGGGTGAAATGGGAACTGTGATTAGCCTTGGTAAAAGGGAGTCTTGTGAATTCTTCCATGATCGTATGAAGAGCAAAAG gtga
- the LOC112790124 gene encoding uncharacterized protein produces MEFVRPLPLLLILLSVLSTTQAIKFNVGGSAGWVPNPSQSYNQWAGSNRFQINDTLVFKYKKGSDSVLEVKKEDYDKCNKSNPIKKFDDGNTEFTLDHSGPFYFISGQDQNCQNKGQKLIVVVLAPRGTTPTPPSPKSPSPTPTPTPAPSGSPPVPAPTPAPAGNPPAPSVSPPTPTPATSPAPAGNSPSPSPVSGPPAPTPAGTTPSPSSGSPGPTTSPPVPPPATPPGGAAPGTANPPASSETAPPPGKNNAWAATPSKFLVYSATIVVAAMFFV; encoded by the exons ATGGAGTTTGTGCGACCTCTTCCCCTTTTGTTGATTCTCTTATCTGTTTTGTCGACCACCCAAGCCATCAAATTTAACGTTGGTGGAAGCGCAGGGTGGGTTCCAAACCCTTCTCAGAGTTACAATCAATGGGCTGGGAGCAACAGGTTCCAAATCAATGACACTCTAG TTTTCAAATACAAGAAGGGTTCAGACTCGGTGCTAGAGGTGAAGAAAGAAGACTACGATAAGTGCAACAAATCAAACCCAATAAAGAAGTTTGACGACGGTAACACGGAATTCACCTTGGATCATTCAGGTCCATTCTACTTCATCAGCGGCCAAGACCAAAACTGTCAGAACAAAGGTCAGAAACTAATCGTTGTTGTCTTGGCGCCACGTGGCACTACACCAACACCGCCTTCACCAAAATCACCctcaccaacaccaacaccaacaccagcaCCATCTGGCTCGCCGCCGGTGCCGGCACCGACACCAGCACCCGCCGGAAATCCTCCGGCGCCTTCCGTTTCACCACCTACACCAACTCCGGCGACTTCACCGGCTCCGGCGGGGAATTCACCGTCACCATCTCCTGTAAGTGGACCTCCGGCCCCGACTCCGGCGGGTACAACGCCGTCTCCTTCATCTGGATCACCGGGTCCGACGACTTCACCCCCCGTTCCGCCTCCGGCGACACCTCCGGGGGGTGCAGCTCCTGGAACGGCTAATCCGCCAGCTTCAAGTGAAACGGCTCCACCGCCGGGAAAAAATAACGCATGGGCTGCTACTCCTTCGAAATTCTTGGTGTATTCGGCTACCATTGTTGTTGCTGCCATGTTCTTCGTTTGA
- the LOC112790123 gene encoding single-stranded DNA-binding protein WHY3, chloroplastic isoform X2, with amino-acid sequence MPYMLFNIDGHQVPQQTVIEVGDTFKRILEELKTFKISREGYVLLQFAPASASWQYNWTRKQVFSLSVGEMGTVISLGKRESCEFFHDRMKSKR; translated from the exons ATGCc ATATATGTTGTTCAACATCGATGGTCATCAAGTTCCACAACAGACAGTTATTGAAGTTGGAGATACTTTTAAGAGAATACTAGAAGAG TTAAAGACATTCAAAATATCTAGGGAAGGTTATGTTCTGCTTCAGTTTGCACCCGCAAGTGCTTCGTGGCAGTATAATTGGACTAGAAAGCAG GTGTTCTCATTATCAGTGGGTGAAATGGGAACTGTGATTAGCCTTGGTAAAAGGGAGTCTTGTGAATTCTTCCATGATCGTATGAAGAGCAAAAG GTGA
- the LOC112790123 gene encoding single-stranded DNA-binding protein WHY3, chloroplastic isoform X3, giving the protein MLFNIDGHQVPQQTVIEVGDTFKRILEELKTFKISREGYVLLQFAPASASWQYNWTRKQVFSLSVGEMGTVISLGKRESCEFFHDRMKSKR; this is encoded by the exons ATGTTGTTCAACATCGATGGTCATCAAGTTCCACAACAGACAGTTATTGAAGTTGGAGATACTTTTAAGAGAATACTAGAAGAG TTAAAGACATTCAAAATATCTAGGGAAGGTTATGTTCTGCTTCAGTTTGCACCCGCAAGTGCTTCGTGGCAGTATAATTGGACTAGAAAGCAG GTGTTCTCATTATCAGTGGGTGAAATGGGAACTGTGATTAGCCTTGGTAAAAGGGAGTCTTGTGAATTCTTCCATGATCGTATGAAGAGCAAAAG gtga